In Acidobacteriota bacterium, one DNA window encodes the following:
- the plsY gene encoding glycerol-3-phosphate 1-O-acyltransferase PlsY has product MTRELLALAAAYLLGSVPFAIVLVRLFKGVDVRTQGSGNAGATNVLRTAGKGLAVGTMLLDVGKGVAAVLVMMSVTYDPRWLGAAAVAAVLGHVFPVWFSFRGGKGVATAIGGFGVLAPWAVLAVVGAFVVVVAATRLVSLGSITAACLLPLAMRLLIHAPDAEVVAAAAVTLLLVVSHRSNIVRLLAGTERRLGRRDS; this is encoded by the coding sequence GTGACGCGCGAGCTTCTCGCCCTCGCGGCGGCGTACCTCCTCGGCTCCGTGCCCTTCGCGATCGTCCTCGTGCGTCTCTTCAAGGGCGTCGACGTGCGGACGCAGGGTTCGGGCAACGCGGGCGCGACGAACGTCCTGCGCACGGCGGGGAAGGGTCTCGCGGTCGGAACGATGCTCCTCGACGTCGGCAAGGGCGTCGCCGCGGTCCTCGTCATGATGTCCGTCACGTACGACCCACGCTGGCTCGGAGCGGCGGCCGTCGCCGCGGTTCTCGGCCACGTCTTCCCGGTCTGGTTCTCGTTCCGCGGCGGCAAGGGGGTTGCGACGGCGATCGGCGGCTTCGGTGTCCTCGCCCCGTGGGCGGTCCTGGCCGTCGTCGGGGCCTTCGTGGTCGTCGTCGCGGCGACGCGGCTCGTCTCCCTCGGTTCGATCACCGCCGCATGTCTCCTGCCGCTCGCGATGCGGCTCCTCATCCACGCACCGGACGCCGAGGTCGTCGCCGCCGCCGCGGTGACGCTGCTCCTCGTCGTCTCGCATCGGTCCAACATCGTGCGGCTCCTCGCGGGCACCGAGCGCCGCCTCGGACGGAGGGACTCGTGA
- a CDS encoding competence/damage-inducible protein A — protein sequence MTAPAGGPRTASILAIGSELLGTTRLDTNSLFLTGRMEALGISTVRKACVGDGWDDLLAEIAAALERAPLLVTSGGLGPTDDDRTKEAVAAVLGRPLVRDEEILLRLRERFRKRGYEMPEVNAKQADVIEGATVLANRRGSAPGFLVEQGGKTVVLLPGVPHEMKAMWDDAAAPLLARAAGAGLHRRILKVAAMPESVVETLIKPVYAAYPDVPITILASPGEVQLHFAAQGTPAEAGAALDGIEAAFQKALAGEIFGRDDETLEGVVGDLLRRGQKTLALAESCTGGLLAGRLTDVAGSSDYFLGSAVTYANTAKAELVGVSAGTLERFGAVSEETAGEMALGARLRFGASIGLSVTGIAGPGGGTPDKPVGTVHFALDDAGGARLHQRLLMPGDRALVRRWSTSSALSMLRHHLLGTAGWRP from the coding sequence GTGACCGCGCCCGCCGGCGGCCCGCGCACGGCCTCGATTCTCGCCATCGGAAGCGAGCTTCTCGGGACGACGCGCCTCGACACGAATTCGCTCTTCCTCACGGGCCGCATGGAAGCCCTCGGCATCTCCACCGTCCGAAAGGCCTGCGTCGGAGACGGGTGGGACGACCTCCTCGCCGAGATCGCCGCCGCCCTCGAGCGCGCACCCCTTCTCGTGACGTCCGGCGGTCTGGGCCCGACCGACGACGACCGGACCAAGGAAGCCGTTGCGGCGGTGCTCGGCCGCCCGCTCGTGCGGGACGAGGAGATCCTGCTTCGGCTCAGGGAGCGCTTCCGGAAGCGCGGCTACGAAATGCCCGAGGTGAACGCGAAGCAGGCGGACGTCATCGAGGGCGCGACCGTGCTCGCGAACCGGCGCGGGAGCGCGCCGGGCTTTCTCGTCGAGCAGGGCGGGAAGACCGTCGTCCTCCTGCCGGGCGTCCCGCACGAGATGAAGGCGATGTGGGACGACGCGGCCGCGCCGCTCCTCGCGCGCGCGGCCGGGGCCGGCCTCCACCGGCGCATCCTGAAGGTGGCCGCGATGCCGGAGAGCGTCGTCGAGACGCTGATCAAACCCGTCTACGCGGCGTATCCGGACGTGCCCATCACGATTCTCGCCTCGCCCGGCGAGGTGCAGCTGCACTTCGCGGCGCAAGGCACGCCGGCCGAGGCCGGCGCCGCCCTCGACGGGATCGAGGCCGCGTTTCAGAAGGCTCTCGCTGGCGAGATCTTCGGGCGGGACGACGAGACGCTCGAGGGCGTGGTCGGAGATCTCCTGCGCCGCGGGCAGAAGACGCTCGCGCTGGCGGAGTCCTGCACGGGCGGCCTGCTCGCCGGGCGCCTCACGGACGTCGCGGGCTCGTCGGACTACTTCCTCGGATCGGCCGTCACCTACGCGAACACGGCGAAGGCGGAACTCGTGGGCGTGTCGGCCGGCACGCTCGAGCGCTTCGGCGCCGTCTCCGAGGAGACCGCCGGCGAGATGGCGCTCGGCGCGCGGCTCCGGTTCGGAGCGTCGATCGGCCTCTCCGTCACGGGGATCGCGGGTCCGGGCGGCGGCACACCCGATAAGCCGGTGGGAACGGTCCACTTCGCCCTCGACGACGCCGGCGGCGCGCGCCTGCACCAGAGGCTCCTGATGCCGGGCGATCGCGCGCTGGTCCGCCGCTGGAGCACCTCGTCGGCGCTGTCGATGCTGCGCCACCACCTGCTCGGGACGGCGGGGTGGCGCCCGTGA
- a CDS encoding NAD(P)-dependent glycerol-3-phosphate dehydrogenase, producing MTQIAIVGTGAWGTALAVHAANAGHDVRLLGRRGDVVERLHATRQHPALKGAPPIPDRVRITTDPADAFPGAAAVLWSVSVQATAAELARLKDVLPAAPLVATSKGIEIGTRRRTTEIMAFVTGRTSGLAALSGPTFAAEVARALPAAAVVASPDPEVSRFLQGLLSSPTLRLYRSSDVVGVEIAGAAKNVIAIAAGLVDGLKLGHNTRAAMLTRALAEIRRLGTQLGGQPETFSGLAGVGDLILTATGDLSRNRRVGLALASGKSLPEAIAALGGEVAEGVATAPALLELAAAAGVEMPISEMVRGILAGETSPADAVRRLMTRSLKEEKS from the coding sequence GTGACGCAGATCGCCATCGTGGGAACGGGCGCGTGGGGAACGGCGCTCGCCGTCCACGCCGCCAACGCCGGGCACGACGTCCGGCTGCTCGGGCGGCGTGGCGACGTCGTCGAGCGGCTGCACGCGACCCGCCAGCACCCCGCGCTCAAGGGCGCGCCGCCGATCCCGGATCGGGTCCGCATCACGACGGACCCCGCGGATGCCTTCCCGGGCGCGGCCGCAGTCCTCTGGTCCGTGTCGGTCCAGGCGACGGCGGCCGAACTCGCGCGTCTCAAGGACGTGCTTCCCGCTGCGCCGCTCGTTGCGACGTCAAAGGGCATCGAGATCGGGACGCGTCGCCGGACGACCGAGATCATGGCGTTCGTGACGGGCCGGACGTCCGGCCTCGCCGCGCTCTCGGGCCCGACGTTCGCGGCCGAGGTGGCGCGCGCGCTGCCGGCCGCCGCCGTCGTCGCGTCGCCGGACCCGGAGGTCTCGCGTTTCCTGCAGGGCCTCCTCTCGTCGCCGACGCTGCGGCTTTACCGGTCGAGCGACGTCGTCGGCGTCGAGATCGCCGGCGCGGCGAAGAACGTCATCGCGATCGCGGCGGGACTCGTGGACGGCCTGAAGCTCGGGCACAACACGCGCGCCGCGATGCTCACGCGGGCGCTCGCGGAGATCCGGCGGCTCGGCACTCAGCTCGGCGGGCAGCCCGAGACGTTCTCCGGCCTCGCCGGAGTCGGGGACCTCATCCTCACGGCCACGGGCGACCTCTCGCGCAACCGCCGCGTGGGCCTCGCGCTCGCGTCCGGGAAGTCGCTGCCCGAGGCCATCGCGGCGCTCGGCGGAGAGGTCGCCGAGGGCGTCGCGACGGCTCCGGCCCTTCTCGAGCTCGCGGCGGCCGCGGGCGTCGAGATGCCCATCTCCGAGATGGTGCGTGGCATCCTCGCGGGGGAGACGTCGCCGGCCGACGCCGTTCGGCGGCTCATGACGCGCTCGCTGAAGGAGGAGAAGTCCTGA